From a region of the Salinispira pacifica genome:
- a CDS encoding tyrosine-protein phosphatase, with protein MNNPKNEDQLYRNIRAYNFRPVFPLRKGQVPAIRLFRSGELSRLHAPSHAALENLGVTTVIDFRSEFERRRAPDKLPQGIEYHHIPIDAGGEEVHGTMQDLLKGNGDLDPAEYMYSLGKRLIDQAGEQYSRFFSILTGIMEESHGHSSQGSLADRGVIFHCTAGKDRTGLASAILQLLSGMSREEVLQEYLVSNIHNRALIRKIFTRIRIGSFFRADPEVLRPLLEVRPEYLLPVLDYLDERWGSVENFLLADDGLKLEPAAVKLLSRLQPAAAVDN; from the coding sequence ATGAATAATCCAAAAAATGAAGATCAATTATACAGAAATATCAGAGCGTACAATTTCCGCCCGGTATTTCCTCTCCGGAAGGGTCAGGTTCCGGCAATCCGCCTCTTCCGATCCGGTGAGCTGAGCAGACTGCATGCTCCAAGCCATGCCGCCCTGGAAAACCTGGGAGTAACTACGGTCATCGATTTTCGCAGTGAATTCGAACGGCGAAGAGCCCCGGACAAGCTTCCCCAGGGGATAGAGTACCATCATATTCCCATAGATGCCGGTGGAGAAGAAGTACACGGTACCATGCAGGACCTGCTCAAAGGAAATGGAGATCTGGATCCTGCGGAATATATGTATAGCCTGGGCAAGCGGCTCATCGATCAGGCCGGCGAACAGTACTCCCGTTTCTTCAGCATTCTCACCGGAATCATGGAGGAGTCACACGGCCATTCTTCTCAAGGCTCCCTGGCAGACCGTGGGGTGATTTTTCATTGTACGGCCGGAAAAGACAGAACAGGTCTGGCAAGCGCAATTCTCCAGCTGTTGTCCGGAATGTCCAGGGAGGAAGTATTGCAGGAGTACCTTGTTTCCAACATCCACAACAGGGCTTTGATCAGAAAAATATTCACCCGCATTCGTATCGGCAGTTTCTTCCGGGCCGATCCGGAGGTGCTCAGACCATTGCTGGAGGTAAGGCCCGAATACCTTCTCCCTGTGCTTGATTATCTGGATGAAAGATGGGGAAGCGTCGAGAACTTTCTTCTGGCGGATGACGGACTGAAACTTGAGCCCGCAGCTGTGAAGCTTCTTTCCCGGCTGCAGCCTGCTGCCGCTGTTGACAATTGA